TGGAGGTGAGTAGTACATGCCCTGTTTGTGGCCTGGAGGAGGAAGATAATTTCCATCCTTTTATTAGGTGTCAGTTTGGTCGGGACCTTTATGAGCAGATGTCTACCATATGGTAGATTCCCCAGCTATTATCTTTTCAAAACTCAGGGAAGGAGTGGCTCCTCAATGTGCTTGCAGAACTGAGTGATACTCAGAGAGGCATGATTCTGCTAATTTTTTGGAGATGTTGGTACATACGCAATGAGGTAACACATGGCAAACTGGCCCTTCCCATGGCAGTGTCAGCGCGTTTCCTCCAAAGGTACATGGATGAACTGATTGGGATCCGAGCTGGGGACTGTGGGGATCCAGCAAAAGGAAAAGCAATCATTATCTATGGTAGTGCAGTGCAGCAGGTGAAGCGTGTGGTACATGATACAACATGGAAGCCTCCGAAACAGGGCTGGGTGAAACTAAACACTGATGGTTCCTTTGCTGAATCAGATGGAGCGGGAGCCGGGATGATCCTGCGGGATAGCGCTAGGGCGATCATTTTCTCAGCATGCAGAACCTTGTTTTCGTGTAGAGATGCTCTGGAAGCGGAGCTAGGCGCATGCATGGAAGGATTATCCTTTGCTATTCAGCGGTCGGACCAACCAATTGAAGTTGAGATGGATTCGAGCAATGCTGTGTCTATGATTTCATGTGAGGAGACGGACCGCTCAGTTTACGCCCCTTTGGTGGGTGAGATCAAGCACCTGTTGAGTCTTAGAAagttttgtattactcatgtaccTCGTAGTCAAAATAAAGCTAGTGATAAACTTGCTAGTTTCGCTAGAACTGAGGGCCGAACTATTACTTGGGTTGGTTCGGGCCCGGAGGAAGTGTTGAggattgttcatgatgattgtaaGAATTTGATTTTTGAGTAATACAAATtcatttcccgcaaaaaaaatgctTTAATATGTTGTTATTTTCTATTTTCAGGCCCTATGAGTCTTTAGATATTGCATACTTTAATATGTTGTTATTGACGTAAAAAATGTTGTTATTAACATATCATTTTTATCTGACAGGCAAGTGCACAATGAGAAAAGAGACAAGCAAAGCTATAATTCCTTTCGGTTTTGTTCATCTTTTTAGTTACACATGCCCCTGAGAATTTCTTGATAGTTCCCGTCTATCACATGTTGGATCAGAATTGAAGATGTGACATTGGCTTGCAAATTAGCTATGAGTAAAACAAATTTTGTTTGGAAATATATTTATTTTAAGGGTAATTAAAAACACATGTGATAAATTTTtcttccattgcaacgcacggacatttttTGCTAGTTTAATCCAACTCATGGTTAAGCTAACCGTTCCATTTTTGTTCAGAGCTAACCAAAATTTAGCAAGCCGAATATCTGGCATTTTTTTGAGAGAGAATCTGTTTTTTTAGACGAACCGAATAATATATGGCAAAAGTTTGGGCTAAAACAGCGTTCCGAGGCCGATGAGCTTAATGAAATAGCCCAAACGATGCTTCAGCCCAATCCCCCGGTCCGATTCTGACACGCTTCCACTCTATTAAAAAGCCCGTTGTCCCTAAACTCAATCCCGAATTCCCCAAAGTCCCCGAGACAAATCGCCCTCGCGTTAGGTTAGGCCGAGGCGAGAGTAGATTGGATTTCGAGCTCAGCACGCGGCGGCCATGGAGGACGAGGAGCACGAGGTGTACGGCCAGGAGATCCCCGTCGACGGCGAGGACGTCGACATGGGTGCCGGGGGCGACGACGCCGCCAAGGTTCGTgatgcgcccgccgccgccgccgcggctcgcTCGGCCCCTCTCTCCCGGTTCCGCACCCCAAACCCTAACGCCGGTACTGACCCTGTTCGTGTCCAGCTGCACGAGCTCGACGAGATGAAGCGCCGCCTcaaggagatggaggaggaggccgccgccctCCGCGAGATGCAGGCCAAGGTCGCCAAGGAGATGCAAGGTCAGTGCCGTGTCCGTGTACGGAACCTGTCGGTATCAACTTTAGGACCCGCATTCGGGGCAGGGTGGTTGGGGAATTTCAGATCCGGGACAGTAGTGGAACGTTTGGGTCTCGGGCAAGCGCTGGCCACGCCCAGCCCAGCATGGAAGCCAATGGTTTGGTTCCTCGGCGAGGTCGCCTCGTTACCCAGCTTTTTGGCTTGCTTCCGTTCGCAAGGCTGGATCCTAACACGCCCTAGGATCGCCTCCTTTCTTGTTGCCCATTAGTGTATGGGTATGTTAACCAGCGTAGTTAGTTGTATGGTGTGGTTTAATTGCTTTTGGTTAGTCCCTTGATCGTCTGTTATATGCAATTTTGGTAGGTTGCCTGCCTTGGGATGTATATAATGTTGTTTCACGCATTCATAATCCTCTTAATTTCCTTTTAGAAAAAGAACTCTCTCAACCAGTTGGGGGTTATGGTAGTTCTGCTGTGGTAAAACATAATATGGGAGTATTAGAGGCTCTGTATGAACCGTTCCACACCATTGTATTATGTAAGCTTGTACAAAATGATTGTTAGTAACTGCCTCTTTGCTTGCCAAAGCATACTCAAATGTAAAAACATCATATTTCTGTGTCGGATCAATCTCGGAGCATATTCTTTTAGGCTTTGTTAAACGCTTTATACTGTAATTTCTATATTAATATTTCCTTGCAAATATCTTAACACGTTGAGCCTTTGTACCATGTAGGTGGAGATCCTAACGCGACCACATCTGAAGCAAAAGAAGAGATGGATTCTCGTTCTGTTTTTGTTGGAAATGTAAGTTTTCGTTCTGTTGATGTCTAAATTTAGTTGGCACTCCTACATTTCATAGTAGTTATGATATTGCCTAGGTATATGCGATAAAACTGATGCCATATGTTTCTATTTACATGTGATAATGTTTGTTATGCTTGTGAAATCGTTTATAGAAAAGCTCATGTTCAAGTTAACTACTTGATTTGCTTGACCAGCCCAAATTTTGTTTAAGGTGCTCATAGATTAGGTATTGATGTTTCCACAAAATATTCTATCTATACTTTGATGATTTTTGTTTTGATTCCCAATAGATTGTGTCATAGTGCCAATCAGCAATGTGTCTTAGTCCCCTAAATAGTGCCATAACTTTGAGCATGTATCATTGACAATCATATTTTATCAGTGACTTGAAATGCACTATGTATTTTCTATTTTTATCAATGTATTTTTTTTCTGGTGCATTGATTGAGAAATGACATTGGCCGCAGGGTAGTCTGCTATCATCAAGTCTTTGAAATCGAAATTTTGGCATCTGGCTGAGTCTCAGTGCAAGTTCTAGTGTTAGCTTAGAGGGggcaagaaaaaaaaaggaaaaaatccatgaaaaaaaaagaaaatatttgaaaaagtaaaaagaaaaagaatatagaaaaaggaagaaaaaaaggaaaaaaaatacagTGTGATAGGAAATGCCCCCGAAAATGTCAGTAGAGAACTGCTGCATGTACTCCACCTGGCGCTTGAGACTCATACATGGACTGATGTGGCATGGTATCAATAGCCATCGGTAGATGAGAATCAGTGGCAGGGGTGCATAGGCATGACATGTAAGTGTGACCTCACATTTTATGTTGTGTCTATTGAAGAATGCTATGTTTTTTTTTTCATGTTATGCCTCCTGGAGTGTTTTATTCTCTGTAGTATGTGTCTTTTCCCCCCTTGGAATTAATCATGTTTTAATAATTAATCTAATGGTTCATCTGCCACTTTTGTCATCTTTCAGCAAAATATAACCAATAGAGTTTCCTTTTGCTTTAAAATATCCGTAGGAAGTGTGTATGTCAAAAATTTAACTAGAGTGCTGGTGTTTAGGGGGGTCTATATGATTAAATGATATCTGTAGTCGCGATGTTTTATTATTTCATATAGGCATTGGGGGCATGTCAGTCTGAAAGCATGTAACTTATATACCTGCTTTTCGCTTTCTCTGATGTACCAATGACAGACTTGCTCTAGTAGTAACATATATTGTGCAGACCTTTGCAAGCACTGCTGTTCCCTATTTTGACTTTTGGTGTATGTGTGTCAATATGCTTTTCAGCCTGTTGTCTATGTAGCAAGAAGCCTATGATATGCCACTTATTTTAGAAGTCGACATGACTACATATTAAATAAACATTGCAGGATGAGTATCTGTTTTCCTTTGTCCATTACATCCTGTTTAAGGTCTAGTGTGTAGGCTGTAAAATCTTGTAAATGCGAACAATTAGTTACTATATGCAGGTCAAACCGTATTGTGTAAGCCATAGAACATTGCAGACGTGAATGTTTTTCCTTATGAAAAATTAATATGAGGCTGAGCTGCAGACCAGTACCACTATCAGCTCCAAGTTTATCTGTTTACATCGTCAGTTCTGTGTATCTATGTACCTAGTAATTTGTCCTCGCATATGTATAACAGAATTTGCTTTGCGTGCATCACTATTATGACAGAAGTACATTTGTTTCTAGTAAGGAGTACGTGCGAGGAGTGCTAGGCTATATGCTCTTAGAGGCAAAGCAAATGTGCTTGATTAACTTGCATCACAGGTCCAGTGTTCATAAATCTAGTGGATCAAGTAACAACAGTAGTTTCTTATTGTGAGTGACATAACCAGTCAAAATTTAGGATGTTTGATGAAATTTATCTCTATTCTAGAACAGTATAGAAGTACTAACTACTGTGGAGCTCTAGTGAATTCACAGGTTGATAGTTTGCTAAAATTGAGATGCAGTCTGGTGCTGTTGGTTTATTTTGAATGTTTCATTAGTTGCAAGCTGATTTTTAATGTCTTATGTGACATCGTAAGTATACTCATTATGTTTTGTAATTGTAATGATCACAACTGCAGGTTGACTATGCATGCACTCCAGAAGAAGTGCAGCAGCATTTCAATTCTTGCGGAACCGTCAACCGAGTGACTATCCTGACCGACAAGTTTGGGCAGCCTAAAGGTTTTGCTTACGTCGAATTTGTTGAAGCAGAAGCTATTCAGGAAGCTGTCAAGCTGAGTGAGTCAGAGCTTCATGGTCGGCAAATCAAGGTGAGCTGTGAATTCATACCCCCTCATACTGCAACTGACTACCTTGTTTTCAGCAATAACCTATGTGGTATGCTGACCTTCCTTGTGTGCTCATCAGGTAGCGCCTAAGCGGACTAACGTTCCTGGGTTGAAGCAGCCCCGAGGGGGCCGAGGATTCAACCCATATGGCGGCCACCCCTACATGAGGCCATATCCTCCACCGTTTTACAATCCTTATGGTGGTTATGGGTAAGTTTAATTTTGTTTACTTGGTACCCCTTGCCCCTTGGGCCTCTGAAATAATGAGAGCATCATCATCACTCGTCTAAAATGCCCTCCTGTTTTTCCTAATGCAGGAGAGCTCCCAGGTTCCGCCGTCCGCGCAGGCCCTTCTACTAAGTTCTGGCTCTACTGGAGTTCTGTCAACACATGACAACACTAGTCTTCGATCGATCTCAAGCCAGTCAGAGAACTCAAATCCTTACACCGTGTTTCATTATTTTCACAGAAGGATATGTGATGGTTGTTGTGTACGTGTTGTGTTGAAAGATGTTTAAGCCACTACATGCATCAGCAATTCAGCATTATGTACTATTTGACTTTAGTAATCAAGTCATACGACATACTATGCCTGAACTGTATtatactccctcggttcctaaatacttgtctttctaggcatttcaacaagtgactacatacggagcaaaatgagtgaatctacactctaaaatatgtctacatacatccgtatgtagtagtcatttgaaatgtctagaaagacaaatatttaggaacggagggagtatatttcttgCTCTGAAGGAGTTCTGCGTGTAGTTCCTATTATCAGTCGATAGCTTATTTTGTTTTAGCAGGTCCAAAGATTTGTGGTAAGCTCTGTAGGGTGTTAAGTTGCAACAAGCATATTTCATCAACGGTTTTAAATCCTAGCCATTGCGGAAAAAAAACTAGAATTGTCTTCTCTCTCTGAAAAGCTTGGGTGAAcagtaaaattaaaaaaatatgaaaaaatccAACAAATCCCATTTTTTGTgtgaaaatttcttttgaaaaggGGCCTTCAGCATTATGTACT
The sequence above is drawn from the Triticum aestivum cultivar Chinese Spring chromosome 7A, IWGSC CS RefSeq v2.1, whole genome shotgun sequence genome and encodes:
- the LOC123149466 gene encoding polyadenylate-binding protein 2 isoform X2; the encoded protein is MEDEEHEVYGQEIPVDGEDVDMGAGGDDAAKLHELDEMKRRLKEMEEEAAALREMQAKVAKEMQGGDPNATTSEAKEEMDSRSVFVGNVDYACTPEEVQQHFNSCGTVNRVTILTDKFGQPKGFAYVEFVEAEAIQEAVKLSESELHGRQIKVAPKRTNVPGLKQPRGGRGFNPYGGHPYMRPYPPPFYNPYGGYGRAPRFRRPRRPFY
- the LOC123149466 gene encoding polyadenylate-binding protein 2 isoform X1; this translates as MEDEEHEVYGQEIPVDGEDVDMGAGGDDAAKVRDAPAAAAAARSAPLSRFRTPNPNAGTDPVRVQLHELDEMKRRLKEMEEEAAALREMQAKVAKEMQGGDPNATTSEAKEEMDSRSVFVGNVDYACTPEEVQQHFNSCGTVNRVTILTDKFGQPKGFAYVEFVEAEAIQEAVKLSESELHGRQIKVAPKRTNVPGLKQPRGGRGFNPYGGHPYMRPYPPPFYNPYGGYGRAPRFRRPRRPFY